Proteins encoded in a region of the Ancylobacter sp. SL191 genome:
- a CDS encoding sulfite oxidase-like oxidoreductase encodes MDDTSDHSARAAEAALPADSKLTTTKQRWAREGKFLTGKVTRPDSDRLPPGQHLVRDWPVLDLGMQPRLPLDRWRLDVTGAVEQPLSWDWATFRAQKQTQETTDIHCVTTWSRYDNRWEGLATRDLLDLVMPKPEASHVLLSSYDGYTTNLALEDFAAEDALIVHSWEGQPLTTEHGGPVRLVVPHLYFWKSAKWLKQIEFRTGDKRGFWEERGYHNHADPWREQRYSDDE; translated from the coding sequence ATGGACGACACCAGCGACCATTCCGCACGCGCCGCCGAGGCCGCGCTGCCGGCGGACAGCAAGCTCACCACCACCAAGCAGCGCTGGGCGCGCGAGGGCAAGTTTCTCACCGGCAAGGTGACGCGCCCCGACAGCGACCGCCTGCCGCCCGGCCAGCATCTGGTGCGCGACTGGCCGGTGCTCGATCTCGGCATGCAGCCGCGCCTGCCGCTCGACCGCTGGCGGCTCGATGTCACCGGCGCGGTGGAGCAGCCGCTCTCCTGGGACTGGGCGACATTCCGGGCGCAGAAGCAGACGCAGGAAACGACAGACATTCACTGCGTCACCACCTGGTCGCGCTACGACAATCGCTGGGAGGGCCTCGCCACGCGCGACCTGCTCGACCTGGTGATGCCCAAGCCCGAGGCGAGCCATGTGCTGCTGTCGTCCTATGACGGCTACACCACCAATCTCGCGCTGGAGGACTTCGCGGCCGAGGATGCGTTGATCGTCCATAGCTGGGAGGGCCAGCCGCTCACCACCGAGCATGGCGGCCCGGTGCGGCTGGTGGTGCCGCATCTGTATTTCTGGAAGAGCGCCAAGTGGCTCAAGCAGATCGAGTTCCGCACCGGCGACAAGCGCGGCTTCTGGGAGGAGCGCGGCTATCACAACCACGCCGACCCGTGGCGCGAGCAGCGCTATTCCGACGACGAGTGA
- a CDS encoding TerC family protein, protein MEYLLELAASPAAWAALITLIAMEVVLGIDNLLFISILTNKLPEDIRPRARKIGIGLALVMRLGLLSTVAFIVQLVEPVFTVFGKAFSWRDMILIAGGLFLVWKATKEIHHTMAPHEEQQDATGELIKVSFSAAIVQILILDLVFSVDSIITAVGMTDHIPIMVIAVVFAVMTMLLAAGPLANFINHNPSIIMLALGFLLLIGTTLIAEGFGAHVPKGYIYAAMAFSAGIEALNMVQRRRRRVSH, encoded by the coding sequence GTGGAATATTTGCTTGAACTCGCAGCGAGCCCGGCAGCCTGGGCGGCGCTTATCACGCTGATCGCCATGGAGGTGGTGCTCGGTATCGACAACCTCCTCTTCATCTCGATTCTCACCAACAAGCTGCCGGAGGACATCCGTCCCCGCGCGCGCAAGATCGGCATCGGCCTCGCGCTGGTCATGCGCCTCGGGCTGCTCAGCACGGTGGCGTTCATCGTCCAGCTGGTCGAACCGGTATTCACGGTCTTCGGCAAGGCCTTCTCCTGGCGCGACATGATTCTCATCGCCGGCGGCCTGTTCCTGGTGTGGAAGGCGACCAAGGAAATCCACCACACCATGGCGCCGCACGAGGAGCAGCAGGACGCCACCGGCGAACTCATCAAGGTGAGCTTCAGCGCGGCGATCGTGCAGATCCTGATCCTCGACCTCGTCTTCTCGGTGGACAGCATCATCACCGCTGTCGGCATGACCGATCACATCCCGATCATGGTGATCGCGGTGGTGTTCGCGGTGATGACCATGCTGCTGGCGGCCGGCCCGCTCGCCAACTTCATCAACCACAACCCGTCCATCATCATGCTGGCTCTGGGCTTCCTGCTGCTGATCGGCACGACGCTGATTGCGGAGGGCTTCGGCGCGCATGTGCCCAAGGGCTACATCTACGCCGCCATGGCGTTCTCGGCCGGCATCGAGGCGCTCAACATGGTGCAGCGCCGCCGCCGTCGCGTCTCGCACTGA
- a CDS encoding extracellular solute-binding protein, translating to MIRFSRRDMMKAGAFALAAPAVLRAHDALATSGSVTVYAWGDYFDKNQLLADFTNATGVKVNLSTYGSNEECENKLRAAGGKGFDIIFPSVDTGPNYYKDNLLQPIDEAKFKAAQVVPSIYRNSLTLGAAYRGKRYLVPFDWGTEGVTWDSSKFDKKSGEISYGDMWLAGFPKQTAIRQKSVFNGVALYLDATGELKSDRGLDLYKSEAESRRVFEGVLKYIVAHKGNIGAYWNNATEATAAFTDAGCTIGQTWDTTGILLHRNTDKKWRYGMPKEGGLAWTDTFGIPAGAANVEQAYALLNFLYQPEIGAKFANTTGYNSAAVGADQFLSEDARAAFQAAYPAGTIDNLFWWPMQTDFYAKLRAEYVEKLTNS from the coding sequence ATGATCCGCTTTTCCCGCCGTGACATGATGAAGGCTGGCGCCTTCGCGCTGGCCGCCCCGGCCGTGCTGCGCGCCCACGACGCCCTCGCCACCTCCGGCTCCGTCACCGTCTATGCCTGGGGCGATTATTTCGACAAGAACCAGCTCCTCGCCGACTTCACCAACGCCACCGGCGTCAAGGTGAACCTCTCGACCTACGGCTCGAACGAGGAATGCGAGAACAAGCTGCGCGCCGCCGGCGGCAAGGGCTTCGACATCATCTTTCCGTCGGTCGACACCGGCCCGAACTACTACAAGGACAACCTGCTCCAGCCGATCGACGAGGCGAAGTTCAAGGCGGCGCAGGTCGTCCCCTCGATCTACCGCAACTCGCTGACTCTGGGCGCGGCCTATCGCGGCAAGCGCTACCTCGTGCCGTTCGACTGGGGCACCGAGGGCGTGACCTGGGATTCGAGCAAGTTCGACAAGAAGTCGGGCGAGATCTCCTATGGCGACATGTGGCTGGCCGGCTTCCCCAAGCAGACCGCCATCCGCCAGAAGTCGGTGTTCAACGGCGTCGCCCTCTATCTCGACGCCACCGGCGAGCTGAAGTCCGACCGTGGCCTCGATCTCTACAAGTCCGAGGCCGAATCGCGCCGCGTGTTCGAGGGCGTGCTGAAGTACATCGTCGCCCATAAGGGCAATATCGGCGCCTACTGGAACAACGCGACGGAAGCCACCGCTGCCTTCACCGACGCGGGCTGCACCATCGGCCAGACCTGGGACACCACCGGCATCCTGCTCCACCGCAACACCGACAAGAAGTGGCGCTATGGCATGCCCAAGGAAGGCGGCCTCGCCTGGACCGACACGTTCGGCATCCCGGCCGGCGCGGCCAATGTCGAGCAGGCCTATGCGCTCCTGAACTTCCTCTACCAGCCGGAAATCGGCGCCAAGTTCGCCAACACCACCGGCTATAACAGCGCGGCGGTCGGCGCCGACCAGTTCCTCTCGGAAGACGCCCGCGCGGCCTTCCAGGCGGCGTACCCGGCCGGCACCATCGACAACCTGTTCTGGTGGCCGATGCAGACCGACTTCTACGCCAAGCTCCGCGCCGAATATGTCGAGAAGCTGACCAACAGCTGA
- a CDS encoding ABC transporter ATP-binding protein: MRGKDVRLDQVSIRFGEATAVKPTDLSIQAGEFFSILGPSGCGKTTILRTISGFIEPTAGRVLIGGEDMAGKGPNERPTALIFQNLALFPLMSVAENVAFGLEARGVAKAERLRRAQELLELVALSGYGDKKPSDLSGGQRQRVAIARALAVEPSVLLLDEPLSALDLKLRQHMRTELRAIQKRVGITFIYITHDQGEALAMSDRVAVMSRGQLEQVADADTLYADPATPFVATFVGEQNVLRGTVATLSDDIAAVDTPVGRLTGRVKGPLKVGDTALVMVRPERISLDGTGENKVAARLAARSLEGPAVHLQCAAPAHNFTVTVPNGPDVRALPEELTLAFSRQDTLVYPEGILAHG, encoded by the coding sequence ATGCGCGGCAAGGACGTTCGTCTCGACCAGGTCTCGATCCGCTTCGGCGAGGCCACCGCCGTGAAGCCGACGGATCTTTCCATCCAGGCCGGCGAGTTCTTCTCCATCCTCGGCCCGTCCGGCTGCGGCAAGACCACCATCCTGCGCACCATTTCCGGCTTCATCGAGCCGACCGCCGGGCGCGTGCTGATCGGCGGCGAGGATATGGCGGGCAAGGGCCCCAATGAGCGGCCCACCGCGCTGATCTTCCAGAATCTCGCGCTCTTCCCGCTGATGAGCGTCGCCGAGAATGTCGCCTTCGGGCTGGAGGCGCGCGGCGTCGCCAAGGCCGAGCGGCTGCGCCGGGCGCAGGAGCTGCTCGAACTCGTGGCGCTCAGCGGCTATGGCGACAAGAAGCCGTCCGACCTCTCCGGCGGCCAGCGCCAGCGGGTGGCGATCGCCCGCGCGCTCGCGGTGGAGCCCTCCGTGCTGCTGCTCGACGAGCCGCTCTCCGCGCTCGACCTCAAGCTGCGCCAGCACATGCGCACCGAATTGCGCGCGATCCAGAAGCGCGTCGGCATCACCTTCATCTACATCACCCACGATCAGGGCGAGGCGCTCGCCATGTCCGACCGCGTGGCGGTGATGAGCCGCGGCCAGCTGGAGCAGGTGGCCGATGCCGACACGCTCTATGCCGACCCCGCGACGCCGTTCGTGGCCACCTTCGTCGGCGAGCAGAACGTGCTGCGCGGCACGGTGGCGACGCTGAGCGACGACATCGCCGCCGTCGACACGCCGGTCGGCCGCCTCACCGGGCGCGTGAAGGGCCCGCTGAAGGTCGGCGATACCGCGCTGGTGATGGTGCGCCCCGAGCGCATCAGCCTCGACGGCACCGGCGAGAACAAGGTCGCCGCCCGCCTCGCCGCGCGCAGCCTCGAAGGCCCGGCGGTGCATCTGCAATGCGCCGCCCCCGCCCACAACTTCACCGTCACCGTGCCGAACGGGCCGGATGTGCGGGCGCTGCCGGAAGAACTCACCCTCGCCTTCAGCCGGCAGGACACGCTGGTCTACCCGGAAGGGATCCTCGCCCATGGGTAG
- a CDS encoding ABC transporter permease, with product MGSLARAYGRPLAAVIAGITLLWILALILVPLGAMLEQSLWWRDSKGDVSLQIDRLYNDISILQLDRASATDAARQAELDASMAQKQAEATELEAQEKNPPKTYGLANFTRMSGLHFYIFVRTILYALMVTALALVVCYPVAYVVALASGPRKAIILTVALIVPYAINELLRVYAWLMILDYRGVINGVLAWMGFINLDAREWIPFLENPSAVFLAMIYTYVLFMVFPMVNTLETLDRNQIEAARDLGASTLRIHRRVIIPHAKPGIAVGCIMTFMLSAGSYSVPAIMTRGQGGDWFSQLVYRQFYESNNWNMGSAYAVSLLVVCTAFILLMMRLFGVGLRDIAK from the coding sequence ATGGGTAGCCTCGCGCGCGCCTATGGCCGCCCGCTGGCGGCGGTGATCGCCGGCATCACCCTGCTGTGGATCCTCGCGCTCATCCTCGTGCCGCTCGGCGCGATGCTGGAGCAGTCGCTGTGGTGGCGCGATTCCAAGGGCGACGTGTCGCTGCAGATCGACCGGCTCTACAACGATATCTCCATCCTCCAGCTCGACCGCGCCAGCGCCACCGACGCCGCGCGGCAGGCCGAGCTCGACGCGAGCATGGCGCAGAAGCAGGCGGAAGCCACCGAGCTTGAAGCGCAGGAGAAGAACCCGCCCAAGACCTACGGGCTGGCCAATTTCACTCGCATGAGCGGGCTGCACTTCTACATCTTCGTGCGCACCATTCTCTATGCGCTCATGGTGACGGCGCTGGCGCTGGTCGTCTGCTACCCCGTCGCCTATGTGGTGGCGCTGGCGAGCGGGCCGCGCAAGGCGATCATCCTCACCGTCGCGCTCATCGTGCCCTATGCGATCAACGAGCTGCTGCGGGTCTATGCCTGGCTGATGATCCTCGACTATCGCGGCGTCATCAACGGCGTGCTGGCCTGGATGGGCTTCATCAATCTGGATGCGCGCGAGTGGATTCCCTTCCTGGAGAACCCCTCCGCCGTCTTCCTGGCGATGATCTACACCTATGTGCTCTTCATGGTGTTCCCGATGGTGAACACGCTGGAGACGCTGGACCGCAACCAGATCGAGGCGGCGCGCGATCTCGGCGCCTCGACGCTGCGCATCCACCGCCGGGTCATCATCCCGCACGCCAAGCCGGGCATCGCGGTGGGCTGCATCATGACCTTCATGCTGTCGGCCGGCTCCTATTCCGTGCCGGCGATCATGACGCGCGGCCAGGGCGGCGATTGGTTCAGCCAGCTTGTCTACCGGCAGTTCTACGAGAGCAATAACTGGAACATGGGCTCGGCCTATGCGGTCTCGCTGCTCGTGGTCTGCACCGCCTTCATCCTGCTGATGATGCGCCTGTTCGGCGTCGGGCTGAGGGACATCGCGAAATGA
- a CDS encoding ABC transporter permease — MSTSTESAGARLVLNIYIGLFVLYLFLPLAVMSAAAFNSFDYPSVTQWRGFTLHWFVALADDQRLLQGLVNSVLVALGVIVVSIPAGLSGALILTRLGQRSGTFLYSVLVSPVLTPGIILGISSLIFWREFGVPGGLFVAVMAQSSFIASYAMLLFLARLQRQDRTLEEAALDLGASHPLVFRRITLPFLAPTCFTAAVVAFLQSFENYNTTVFAIGGEWTLVTEIASRLRFGLSPVINVVGVIFVALTLIAAISYVVLKGKPSR; from the coding sequence ATGAGCACCTCGACCGAGAGCGCCGGCGCGCGGCTGGTGCTGAACATCTATATCGGCCTGTTCGTGCTCTATCTCTTCCTGCCGCTGGCGGTGATGTCGGCGGCGGCGTTTAATTCCTTCGACTACCCCTCGGTCACGCAATGGCGCGGCTTTACGCTGCACTGGTTCGTGGCGCTTGCCGATGACCAGCGCCTGCTGCAGGGCCTCGTCAATTCCGTGCTGGTGGCGCTCGGCGTCATCGTGGTGTCGATCCCGGCCGGGCTGTCGGGGGCGCTGATCCTGACCCGGCTCGGCCAGCGCTCGGGCACCTTCCTCTATTCGGTGCTGGTCTCGCCGGTGCTGACGCCGGGCATCATCCTCGGCATTTCCAGCCTCATCTTCTGGCGCGAATTCGGCGTGCCGGGCGGTCTGTTCGTGGCGGTGATGGCGCAGTCGAGCTTCATCGCCTCCTACGCCATGCTGCTGTTCCTCGCCCGGCTGCAGCGGCAGGACCGCACGCTGGAGGAGGCCGCGCTCGATCTCGGCGCCAGCCACCCCCTGGTGTTCCGCCGCATCACCCTGCCCTTCCTCGCGCCGACCTGCTTCACCGCCGCGGTGGTCGCCTTCCTGCAGTCCTTCGAGAACTACAACACCACCGTCTTCGCCATTGGCGGCGAGTGGACGCTGGTGACCGAGATCGCCTCGCGCCTGCGCTTCGGCCTGTCCCCCGTCATCAATGTGGTGGGCGTGATCTTCGTCGCCCTGACCTTGATCGCCGCCATCAGCTATGTCGTCCTGAAGGGCAAGCCGTCCCGCTGA
- a CDS encoding MBL fold metallo-hydrolase, producing MTIMSRRQALAGAASLPVLSAALPLLAASTAPAAAQTTTGQQVPGLYRYKIGDIEVTAVNDGVRSFPLPDGFVKNASRDEVNKALEASFQPKDRMSIQFNPLLINNGGKLTLIDTGNGPQSGNATVGRLTANLGWAGVKPSDINTVVISHFHGDHINGLRATDGALAFPNAEVLVPAAEWKFWMDEGEMSRAPEGLKANFQNVRRVFKDIESRVKPYEWDKEVVPGLTSVNAAGHTPGHTAYVLASGDGKLFIQSDTTNTPMLFARNPEWQVQFDMDGAKAVETRKRIYDMVAAERLQLTGYHYPFPATGFIEKDGAGYRVVPAIWQPVL from the coding sequence ATGACGATCATGTCCCGCCGCCAGGCGCTGGCCGGTGCCGCGAGCCTGCCGGTGCTCTCCGCCGCCCTGCCCCTGCTCGCCGCGAGCACGGCCCCGGCGGCCGCCCAGACCACCACGGGCCAGCAGGTGCCCGGCCTCTACCGCTACAAGATCGGCGACATCGAGGTGACCGCGGTCAATGACGGCGTGCGCTCCTTCCCGCTGCCGGACGGCTTCGTGAAGAACGCCTCGCGCGACGAGGTGAACAAGGCGCTGGAGGCCTCCTTCCAGCCGAAGGATCGCATGAGCATCCAGTTCAACCCGCTGCTCATCAATAATGGCGGCAAGCTCACGCTGATCGATACCGGCAACGGCCCGCAATCCGGCAATGCCACGGTCGGGCGGCTGACCGCCAATCTCGGCTGGGCCGGGGTGAAGCCCTCGGACATCAACACCGTGGTGATCTCGCATTTCCACGGCGATCACATTAACGGCCTGCGCGCCACGGATGGCGCCCTCGCCTTCCCCAATGCCGAGGTGCTGGTGCCCGCCGCCGAGTGGAAGTTCTGGATGGACGAGGGCGAGATGAGCCGCGCTCCCGAAGGCCTCAAGGCCAATTTCCAGAACGTCCGCCGCGTCTTCAAGGACATCGAGAGCCGCGTGAAGCCCTATGAGTGGGACAAGGAGGTCGTCCCCGGCCTCACTTCGGTGAACGCCGCCGGTCACACGCCGGGCCATACCGCCTATGTGCTCGCCTCCGGCGACGGCAAGCTGTTCATCCAGTCCGACACCACCAACACGCCGATGCTGTTCGCCCGCAATCCCGAGTGGCAGGTGCAGTTCGACATGGACGGCGCCAAGGCGGTGGAGACGCGCAAGCGCATCTACGACATGGTGGCGGCCGAGCGGCTCCAGCTCACCGGCTACCACTACCCGTTCCCGGCGACCGGCTTCATCGAGAAGGACGGCGCCGGCTACCGCGTCGTGCCGGCGATCTGGCAGCCGGTGCTTTAA
- a CDS encoding DUF3297 family protein, with amino-acid sequence MSDTLPDRLSSDPTSPYHDEALLARGVGIRFKGVEKTNVEEYCVSEGWIRVSVGKARDRAGNPMTVLLKGPVEPYLREEPQE; translated from the coding sequence ATGAGCGACACGCTTCCCGACCGCCTCTCCAGCGACCCGACCAGCCCCTATCACGACGAGGCCCTGCTCGCGCGTGGCGTCGGCATCCGTTTCAAGGGCGTCGAGAAGACCAATGTCGAGGAATACTGCGTCAGCGAAGGCTGGATCCGCGTCTCCGTCGGCAAGGCGCGCGACCGCGCCGGCAACCCGATGACCGTGCTGCTCAAGGGCCCGGTCGAGCCTTATCTGCGCGAAGAGCCGCAGGAATAG
- the cutA gene encoding divalent-cation tolerance protein CutA — translation MTARMDGTVMIYTTWPSAVEAEAAGRAIVADGLAACVNILPGMMSIYRWQGEIEQAQETVMIFKTREDLSVAVTQAVRARHPYEVPAVVVMAIVDGDPDYLDWITTETAG, via the coding sequence ATGACGGCGCGGATGGACGGCACGGTGATGATCTATACGACCTGGCCGAGCGCCGTCGAGGCCGAAGCGGCCGGCCGGGCCATCGTGGCGGACGGATTGGCCGCCTGCGTCAACATATTGCCGGGCATGATGTCGATCTATCGCTGGCAGGGCGAGATCGAGCAGGCGCAGGAAACCGTGATGATCTTCAAGACCCGCGAGGATCTGTCCGTCGCGGTCACGCAGGCGGTGCGCGCCCGCCATCCCTATGAAGTCCCGGCCGTCGTGGTCATGGCCATCGTCGATGGCGATCCCGATTATCTCGACTGGATCACCACCGAGACGGCGGGCTGA
- a CDS encoding NAD kinase, producing MNEVARPTDPNAEADAAQAYNRIAFVASEAPDAQQARAMLVARYGEEPVEDADIVVALGGDGFMLQTLHRFRDSGIPIYGMNRGSVGFLMNSFRQDDLPTRIAAAQRVVIHPLMMEATDVNGRLHRAPAINEVSLIRQSYQASKLRIAIDGKMRMEELICDGVLVATPAGSTAYNLSAQGPILPIGTPLLAVTPISAFRPRRWRGALVPDRARVDIAVLESEKRPVNATADHFQVLNVVAVRARLDPASSMTMLVDRDHSMEERILREQFG from the coding sequence ATGAACGAAGTCGCCCGCCCCACGGATCCGAACGCGGAAGCTGACGCAGCGCAAGCCTATAACCGAATCGCCTTTGTCGCGAGCGAGGCGCCGGATGCGCAGCAGGCACGCGCCATGCTGGTGGCGCGGTATGGCGAGGAGCCGGTGGAGGATGCCGACATCGTGGTCGCCCTCGGCGGTGACGGCTTCATGCTGCAGACCCTGCACCGCTTCCGCGACAGCGGCATCCCGATTTACGGGATGAATCGCGGCTCGGTCGGCTTTCTGATGAACAGCTTCCGGCAGGACGATCTGCCGACCCGCATCGCCGCCGCCCAGCGCGTCGTCATCCATCCGCTGATGATGGAGGCCACCGACGTAAATGGCCGGCTGCACCGGGCGCCCGCCATCAACGAGGTCTCGCTGATCCGCCAGTCCTATCAGGCATCCAAGCTGCGCATCGCCATCGACGGCAAGATGCGCATGGAAGAGCTGATCTGCGACGGCGTGCTGGTCGCCACCCCGGCGGGCTCGACCGCCTATAATCTGTCGGCGCAGGGGCCGATCCTGCCCATCGGCACGCCGCTTCTCGCGGTCACGCCGATCTCCGCCTTCCGCCCCCGCCGCTGGCGCGGCGCGCTGGTGCCGGACCGCGCGCGGGTCGACATCGCCGTGCTGGAATCGGAAAAGCGCCCGGTCAACGCCACCGCCGACCATTTCCAGGTGCTGAACGTGGTGGCGGTGCGGGCTAGGCTCGACCCGGCCTCGTCGATGACCATGCTTGTCGACCGCGACCACTCGATGGAAGAACGCATCCTGCGCGAGCAGTTCGGCTGA
- a CDS encoding DUF2336 domain-containing protein: MIVRQFLMWARTAPDAARAKAAGALARAYLRSDLGAADRSQIEASLPELADDPCLEVRLALAAALADHPLVPADLVLGIAAQGGAPAAVMLARSPVPSLRELIHFCETGDEMVRLAIAARRDLQPEVATVLARLAGPQGALALAGNRSARLGEAALVSLATRFGQMPALREALLARPDLPRAIHHALIREVADTLSAFVAERRWLSPDAASRVAREACPAEEADAEAPREMPMQDTGTRLRIAVEGMKAKGKLTPVLALRALLFGEVRLFQEMASVLAQISSDEVAAMLADRSGRSFRAVYDRIGLPRGAYIAFRTALEVVQADHAEELDAAGLKRRILDEVIGRYEVAPGAERLLTMLRGWREEAGGRGIAA, encoded by the coding sequence ATGATCGTTCGTCAGTTTCTGATGTGGGCGCGGACCGCGCCCGACGCGGCGCGGGCCAAGGCGGCCGGTGCGCTGGCGCGGGCCTATCTGCGCTCCGATCTCGGCGCCGCCGACCGTTCCCAGATCGAGGCTTCGCTGCCGGAACTCGCGGATGATCCGTGCCTTGAGGTGCGCCTCGCGCTTGCCGCCGCGCTGGCCGATCACCCGCTGGTGCCGGCGGACCTCGTGCTCGGCATCGCCGCCCAGGGCGGGGCGCCCGCCGCTGTGATGCTCGCCCGCTCGCCGGTGCCGAGCCTGCGCGAACTCATCCATTTCTGCGAGACCGGCGACGAGATGGTGCGCCTCGCCATCGCCGCGCGGCGCGATCTCCAGCCGGAAGTCGCCACCGTGCTGGCGCGCCTGGCTGGGCCGCAAGGCGCCCTGGCGCTCGCCGGCAACCGCTCGGCCCGGCTCGGTGAGGCGGCGCTGGTGAGCCTTGCCACCCGCTTCGGCCAGATGCCGGCGCTGCGCGAGGCGCTGCTGGCCCGCCCGGACCTGCCGCGCGCCATCCACCACGCGCTGATCCGCGAAGTGGCCGACACGCTCTCCGCCTTTGTCGCCGAGCGCCGCTGGTTGAGCCCGGATGCCGCCTCGCGCGTCGCCCGCGAGGCCTGCCCGGCTGAGGAAGCCGATGCCGAGGCCCCGCGCGAGATGCCGATGCAGGATACCGGCACGCGGCTGCGCATCGCCGTCGAGGGGATGAAGGCCAAGGGCAAGCTCACCCCCGTTCTGGCGCTGCGCGCGCTGCTGTTCGGCGAGGTTCGCCTGTTCCAGGAGATGGCGTCGGTGCTGGCGCAGATCAGCTCCGACGAGGTCGCGGCGATGCTGGCGGACCGTTCCGGCCGCTCCTTCCGCGCCGTCTATGACCGCATCGGCCTGCCGCGCGGCGCCTATATCGCCTTCCGCACGGCGCTGGAGGTCGTGCAGGCTGACCACGCCGAGGAACTCGACGCTGCCGGGCTCAAGCGCCGCATCCTCGACGAGGTGATCGGCCGCTACGAGGTGGCGCCCGGTGCCGAGCGGCTGCTCACCATGCTGCGCGGCTGGCGCGAGGAGGCGGGCGGGCGCGGCATCGCCGCCTGA
- a CDS encoding nitroreductase family protein, whose translation MTDALTLLKTRKSPKIFDLAGPGPSPAEIDEMLTIASRVPDHGKLAPWRFIIFEGDGLKRAGEAIAQVFLADHPDANPEHVEQERNRLSQAPLVIAVVSKTVPHAKIPEWEQTLSGGAACTLLVVAAHALGYAATWLTQWYSYDARVRAALGLSESERIIGFVHVGTLARPQEDRPRPALADIVTRF comes from the coding sequence ATGACCGACGCGCTGACGCTGCTCAAGACCCGCAAGAGCCCGAAGATATTCGACCTCGCCGGCCCCGGCCCCTCCCCGGCCGAGATCGACGAGATGCTTACCATCGCCTCGCGCGTGCCCGACCATGGCAAGCTCGCGCCGTGGCGCTTCATCATCTTCGAGGGCGACGGGCTGAAGCGCGCCGGCGAGGCCATCGCGCAGGTCTTCCTTGCCGACCACCCCGACGCCAATCCCGAGCATGTCGAGCAGGAGCGCAACCGGCTCTCGCAGGCGCCGCTGGTCATCGCCGTGGTGTCGAAGACCGTCCCGCACGCCAAGATCCCGGAATGGGAGCAGACGCTCTCCGGCGGCGCGGCCTGTACGCTCCTCGTCGTCGCCGCCCATGCGCTCGGCTATGCCGCGACCTGGCTGACCCAGTGGTACAGCTACGATGCCCGCGTGCGCGCCGCGCTCGGCCTGTCGGAGAGCGAGCGCATCATCGGCTTCGTGCATGTCGGCACCCTGGCCCGCCCGCAGGAAGACCGCCCCCGCCCGGCGCTCGCCGATATCGTGACGAGGTTCTGA
- a CDS encoding flavin reductase family protein, with the protein MFYEPARRNHGLPHDPLKAIVAPRPIGWISTLAPDGTANLAPYSFFNLVSENPSIVMFSSAGLKDTVRNARASGEFVCNLATLELIEQVNLTSKYIAPDESEFDLADLARAPSRLVKPPRVAASPCALECVVTESFDLKDRSGAASGRHVTFGEVVGVHIDEAFIEGGLVRTDKMHALARCGYFDYAWVDTLKSVPRPE; encoded by the coding sequence ATGTTCTACGAGCCCGCCCGCCGCAATCACGGCCTGCCGCACGATCCGCTGAAGGCCATCGTCGCCCCCCGCCCGATCGGCTGGATCTCGACGCTGGCTCCGGATGGCACGGCCAATCTCGCGCCCTATTCCTTCTTCAATCTGGTCAGCGAGAACCCTTCCATCGTCATGTTCTCCAGCGCGGGCCTCAAGGACACCGTGCGCAATGCCCGCGCCAGCGGCGAGTTCGTCTGCAACCTCGCGACGCTGGAACTGATCGAGCAGGTGAACCTCACCTCGAAATACATCGCGCCGGACGAATCCGAATTCGACCTCGCCGATCTCGCGCGCGCGCCCTCACGGCTGGTGAAGCCGCCGCGTGTCGCCGCCTCGCCCTGCGCGCTGGAATGCGTGGTGACGGAGAGCTTCGACCTGAAGGACCGGAGCGGCGCCGCCAGCGGCCGGCACGTCACCTTCGGCGAGGTGGTCGGCGTGCATATCGACGAAGCCTTCATCGAGGGCGGGCTGGTGCGCACCGACAAGATGCACGCGCTCGCCCGCTGCGGCTATTTCGACTACGCCTGGGTCGACACGCTCAAGTCCGTGCCGCGGCCGGAATAG